ATGTATTTCCGGCTCCGTGTCCACTGAGTCTCCTGGCTTCGGTTTGCGATCCCGATGGTGGATCGCGTGGCTTTCTGTTGCGGTCCTCGCGGTTGCAGCCGTTTGGCTTTTTTCTTCAAAGCCGTCTCGCACGACCGGCTCAATTCTCGCCGAGCGATCCCGCAACGTGCTGGAACTTCGGGACGGCGTGCTGCTCGATCAGGGCAAACCCTTCACGGGATTCGTTTTGGAGCATCACGATGACGGCAGCTTGAAGTCGCGTTCCTCTGTTTCGAACGGCCTGCTCGAGGGGCTTTCACAGGGCTGGCATGCCAACGGAAAACTCCAGGTCAGCGAGACGTATGTCCGCGGAATTTCCCACGGCATCCGGACAAAGTATCACGAAAGCGGCGCGAAGCTTTCGACAGTCGAGGTGGTGCATGGACAAACGCAGGGAATTTTCGAGCGGTGGTTTGAGAATGGCCGTTTGAGCGAGCGGGTTGAATTGACGAATGGAGTTCCGCATGGTGAGTCGCTCGCGTTTCATCCCGACGGTTCGCTCAAGGCGCGCGTTCGCATGAATCAGGGCGAGGTGGTTGAGAACAGGTTTTGGGCGCCAGGCGAACACTGGCCGGAGTAGCCGGCGGATCTCGGAAACACCCCATTGGCGCTGCGGGTTATTCGCCCCCGGGGAACGGATGCATTCGTCACGCTCAGCGATTACGTTGTGACAATCATGAAACCAATGAAATACCTCATCGTGACGTCACTCGCTTCATTTGTTCTCGTCGGCTGTGATAGCGAAAAGGCAGCCATCGATGATCGCAAAGAAGTGACGAAAGAGATCCTCGACGATCGCAAGGAAACCGTTGACGCACTTGCTGTGGAAGCGAAGAAGCAGACGGACATCAACGCCGAGATCGAGAAGGCAAAGATTGATGCGGACAAAAAGGCGGCGCAGGCGCAGCTCGAAGCGGACAAGCAGAAGGCTGACGCCCAGGCAGCTTTCGAAAAAGCACGGGTCGACGCGCAGCGCCAGTAGTCTATTGATCCTTCTGGAAAACCTGGAGCGCCGAGCCGGTGCAAGCTGGCGCTCCGGTGCGGCGTGCGCGGCGGAAAGAAACGTTGCGCGGGCAATGCCAAGACGTTTAATTTCCACCCATGTTTGAAACTGTGCTCAAGCCTGGGGCAGTTGGCGCGGAGTCGGGTGATGGCAGGGACACTTTTTTGAAAGCCTTTCGGTGGATGGTCCTGGCTCGGGTTCTGGATGACAAATTCGCCAGCCTTTACCGGGCAGGAAAAATTCACGGCGGCGTCTTCCTGGGCCGCGGCCAGGAAGCATTTAGCGCCGCCGCTACAATGGCCCTTCGGCCTGGAGATGTCTTCGCCCCGTGCATTCGCGACGGCGCAGGGCGTCTCGCATTCGGTGAATCCATTCTCGACGCGGTTCGAACCTACATGGGTTCCGTTCTCGGGCCCATGCGTGCGCGGGATGGAAACGTGCATCGAGGAAACCCCCAAAAAGGGTTGTTGCCGATGATCAGCCATTTGGGATCGATGATATCGGTCGTGAACGGCACGCTTTGGGCAAAGCGGCAAAAAGGAATGAAGGATGTCGTGGGGGTGGCTTCGCTCGGTGAAGGCGGGACTTCAACGGGCGCATTCCATGAGGCGTTAAACCAGGCTTCCGTTGAAAAACTTCCGCTTGTCGTCGTTGTCGCCAACAACCAATACGCCTATTCAACGCCAAATTCCCGGCAGTTCGCCTGTGAATCCCTTGCTGATCGGGCGGCGGGTTATGGGGTGGCGGGTCACGAAGTGAACGGAACCCGCCTTGCCGAATGTCTTGCCTGCCTGCGCGATGCCGTCGGCTCGGCCCGCAGTGGTGGCGGCCCGCAATTGATTGTTGCGAAGTTGTTGCGGCTTTGCGGCCACGGAGAGCATGACGATGCGGCCTATGTGGATCCGAAATTCAAGGCGGACCCGGAATTTCGCGATTGCCTCAAGTCCGCCGAGGACGATGTGCTTCGTCGCGGCTGGCTGGATGCCGCGGGCGTGGCGCAGGTTCGCGCGGACGCCGTGCAACAGGTGGAGGAAGCGGTGGCAATGGTCCAGCGTGAGGCCGCACCCGATCCTTTTCGGGAAGACTGGTGTGCGCTGGCGACCCGCAGATTGAATGAAGGCCATGATTGATTTCAAATTGATCGCAATCCTCATAATGCGTTCATCGATCGTGCAGCCATGAGCATCACGTATCTCGAAGCCATTCGCGAAGCGCAGGCGCGCGCCCTGGCGGAGGATCCCAAGGTCTTCATCTACGGCCAGGACGTGGGCAGTTTTGGCGGCGCATTCAAGGCCACGAAGAATCTCGCGGCCCAATTCCCAGGGCGTGTGCTGGACGCGCCGATCAGCGAGGACGCGATCATCGGAATGACGGTGGGTGCGGCCATCGAGGGGATGCGCCCAATCGTTGAAATGCAGTTCGCGGATTTCTCGACAGTGGCATTCAACCAGATCGTCAACCAGGCGGCGACGCTGTATTGGCGGACCACTGTGAAGTGTCCGATCACGGTGCGGCTCCCATGCGGGGGCACCTCTGGCAGCGGCCCGTTCCATAGCCAGACCATGGAGGCCATTTACGCGCATTACCCGGGTCTCGTTGTGATGACGCCCGCCACTGTGGAGGACGCGTATAGCATGCTGCTGGAAGCCGTGGCAATCGATGACCCTGTCATTTTCTGCGAGCACAAGCTTCTGTATTTCCATTTGAAGGCGGAGAAGCTTCCGACCGAGGCGCTGCCAACAGGCAAGGCGCGGATCACGCGCGAGGGGCGCGACATGACGATTGTTTCCTACAGCGCCATGGTGCACGAAGCCTTGGAGGCAGCGAAGGAATTGGAGTTGGACGGTTACCAGATTGAGGTCGTGGATTTGCGCTCCGTGAAGCCGCTCGATACGGATACCGTGATGGCGTCCGTTGCGCGAACTGGCCGATTGCTTTGCGTTGGAGAATCCTGGCCCTGGGGCGGGGTCACTGCGGAAGTGGTCGCGCGTGTGGCGCAGGAGGGTTTCGGACTGCTTGATGCACCTCCGCAACGCCTGAACGCGAAAGACACTCCAGTTCCGTATCATCCGAATCTCTGGGCGGCGCATCGCCCGACCGCTCGCCGCATCGCCGCCGCCGCGCGAAATTTGTTGCGACAATAACCCTGATGCATTGACGCCTGCCATGCCCCTGATCCCAATCATCATGCCCCAGCTTGGGGAATCGATCGCTGAAGCCGCCATCATCAGTTTCCTTGTCAAACCGGGACAGACCGTGGAAGCCGATCAGGACATCATGGAGGTGGAGACGAGCAAGGCCACGCTGAACGTGGCGTCACCGTGCAGCGGCACGCTTCAGCAATTTCTGGCGCAGCTGAATGAAAGCTATCCCGTTGGCGCGGTCCTGGGATATCTCGATGCGAGCGCGGAGGAAATCAAACGCGTCGGGCTCGACACCCAGCCTGTGACGGACAACGGCGCAGACGATGCGCCTGAGCCTGCGGAAAAAGCGTATGTGGAAGGCACGACCAAACGCGTGCTGCCCACGGTGCGCGGCCTGCCCGTGCCGGCGAACGCTGCGGGAGCGAGCTACATGTCGCCGCGCATGAAGGCGCGGATGAACGAATTGGGGCTGCACGCGGCAGACCTCGCGGGAATTGCCGGCAGCGGCGCGGCGGGACGCGTGACCATCCAGG
This is a stretch of genomic DNA from Verrucomicrobiia bacterium. It encodes these proteins:
- a CDS encoding toxin-antitoxin system YwqK family antitoxin, which produces MSTESPGFGLRSRWWIAWLSVAVLAVAAVWLFSSKPSRTTGSILAERSRNVLELRDGVLLDQGKPFTGFVLEHHDDGSLKSRSSVSNGLLEGLSQGWHANGKLQVSETYVRGISHGIRTKYHESGAKLSTVEVVHGQTQGIFERWFENGRLSERVELTNGVPHGESLAFHPDGSLKARVRMNQGEVVENRFWAPGEHWPE
- a CDS encoding thiamine pyrophosphate-dependent dehydrogenase E1 component subunit alpha codes for the protein MFETVLKPGAVGAESGDGRDTFLKAFRWMVLARVLDDKFASLYRAGKIHGGVFLGRGQEAFSAAATMALRPGDVFAPCIRDGAGRLAFGESILDAVRTYMGSVLGPMRARDGNVHRGNPQKGLLPMISHLGSMISVVNGTLWAKRQKGMKDVVGVASLGEGGTSTGAFHEALNQASVEKLPLVVVVANNQYAYSTPNSRQFACESLADRAAGYGVAGHEVNGTRLAECLACLRDAVGSARSGGGPQLIVAKLLRLCGHGEHDDAAYVDPKFKADPEFRDCLKSAEDDVLRRGWLDAAGVAQVRADAVQQVEEAVAMVQREAAPDPFREDWCALATRRLNEGHD
- a CDS encoding alpha-ketoacid dehydrogenase subunit beta, yielding MSITYLEAIREAQARALAEDPKVFIYGQDVGSFGGAFKATKNLAAQFPGRVLDAPISEDAIIGMTVGAAIEGMRPIVEMQFADFSTVAFNQIVNQAATLYWRTTVKCPITVRLPCGGTSGSGPFHSQTMEAIYAHYPGLVVMTPATVEDAYSMLLEAVAIDDPVIFCEHKLLYFHLKAEKLPTEALPTGKARITREGRDMTIVSYSAMVHEALEAAKELELDGYQIEVVDLRSVKPLDTDTVMASVARTGRLLCVGESWPWGGVTAEVVARVAQEGFGLLDAPPQRLNAKDTPVPYHPNLWAAHRPTARRIAAAARNLLRQ